The genomic DNA GACGCTGTCGCTTGGCGATTCACCTTCCGGCCCCGCTCGCACGGGTTTCCACGCCCCAGCCCGCGCCGCCCCCGGCGGGACGGCTTCCACTACGCTCGTCACCGGCCGGTCTCCGGGGAAAGGACGGACGCGGATGCCCCATGCGGCCAGGCCCACGGTCACGCTGCACAACGTAGCCGCGGCGGCCGGAGTCTCGATCTCCACCGCGTCCCGGGTGCTGGGCGGCAGCGCGCGCAAGGTGGCGCCCGAGTACGAGGCGCGCGTCCTGGCGGCCGCCGCCGCGCTGCGCTACACGGCCGACGCCTCGGCCAGGGCGATGAAGCGGGCGGGCGACGCGATCACCCTCGTGGCCGACGACCTCACCACGCCGTCGATGGGCATGATCGTCGCGGCCATGGAGCGTGAGGCGCGCACCGTCGGCGCGTTCGTCACCGTCTCGTCCACCATGGGCGCACCCGAGCGGCAGATCGAGACCGTCCGCCTGCTCCGCGCGCTGCGTCCGCGCGCGCTCGTCCTCACCTCCAACCGGTTTCGCGCCGACCCCCTGGAGGAGCGCCTGTCCAAAGAACTCCGCGCCTACGAACGCGAGGGCGGGCGAGTGGTCATCGTCGGCGAAACGGACGGGGCATTCGACTCCATCGGGTTCGACAACCACGGCGCGGGGCGGCTCGCGGGGGCCCACATCGCCGCAACCGGGCACCGGCGGGTGGCGATATTCGGCGGCCGGCGGGAATTCGGCAACATGTCGGCCCGCGTCGCCGGTTTCGTCGAAGGGCTGCAGGCCGGCGGGGTCGACGAGCGCGATATCCGGATCCTGTGGTGCGAGATCAGCCGCCAGGGCGGATTCGACGCGGCCCGGCTGCTGGCGGATGAGAGGCTGGACGGCCGGGACGCCGTTCTCGCCGCGAACGACACCATCGCCATCGGCGCCATGTCCGCGTTCCGGGCCGCCGGGATCGGCATTCCGGCGGACGTGTCCGTGACGGGAGTCGACGACATCCAGCTCGCCGCCGACGTGACACCCCGGCTCACGACCGTGGCGCTCCCCCTCGCGGACACCGGCACGGAGTCGATCCGGCTGGCCCTGGCTCCGGCTCCGGCTCCGAGGCGGCTGCGGGTCGAAGGACACCTGGTGATCCGCGAGAGCACCCGCTCCCGCTGAACCGCTTTCCCGCCCCGGGCAAGGACCCGCCCGGCCCACGGTCGTGCGGGCGGGTGACGGCAGCAGGTCGGGTGCGGGAGCACCACTCTTGACGCTCCCGTTACGTCCGTGCAAACTGCGGAATACGTTTTCCCATCCGGCTGACACGAAGATCCGCGCCGACACCGTCAGGGCCGGCACGGCCCCCCGCGTCCCCCGAACGGCGCGGGCAACCTGGAGGCGATCATCACGCGGCACACCGAGCAGGTGCTGTTCGACCGGATGACGCCGGACCGGGCGGCGCGGTCGTTCAGCAAGGAACTGCGGGCCGAGATCGACGCCTGACCGACGCGGGCCTGACCGACGCGGGCCTGACGCCCCGAGCAGACCTGACGACGAGAACACGAAGGATGGAGATGTCCCAACCGAGCTACCGGGCCGCGATCGTCGGCACCGGTGCGATCGCCACGGCCCACGCGCGGGCCGTGGCCGCCTCTGGCGGCCGGGCACGGCTCGTCGCGGCGATCGACGTGGACCCCGACCGGGCCACGGCGTTCGCCGAGACGTGGCAGGTGCCACGGGTGCACACCGAGCTGGCCGAGGTGCTGCGGGAGGGTGAGGTGGACCTGGTCCACCTGTGCACCCCGCCGCAGTCGCACGCCCCGCTGGCGATCGTCTGCCTGGAGGCGGGGGTGACGGCGCTGGTGGAGAAGCCGCCCACGCTGTCGCTCGCCGAGTTCGACGCCCTGCTCGAGGCGGAACGCCACTCGACGGCGCACGTCGCGACCGTCCTGCAGCACCGCTTCGGCGCGGGCGCGCTGCGGCTGCGCCGGCTCGCCGACGCCGGCGAGCTGGGCCGCCCGCTGCTGGCGACGTGCGCCACGCAGTGGTATCGCGACGAGGCGTACTACGGGGTGCCGTGGCGTGGCACGTGGGAGAGCGAGGGTGGCGGGCCGACGATGGGCCATGGCATCCACCAGTTCGACCTGCTGCTCGCCGTGCTCGGCCCGTGGCGCGAGGTGACCGCGGTCGCGGCCCGCCGGGCCCGCTCCGTCGACACCGAGGACGTGTCGATGGCCCTGGTGACGTTCGAGAGCGGCGCCGTCGCGACGGTGGTCAACTCGGTCGTGTCGCCGCGCCAGACCTCCGAGCTCCGCTTCGACTACGAGCGTGCCACGGTGGAGGTGGAGCACCTGTACGGCTACACGGACGACGACTGGACGGTGACCCCCGCTCCGGGCCACGACGCGGTCGCCGGCCTGTGGAGCAAGGATCACAGCGACGTGCCCAGCGGCCACGACGGCTGGTTCGCGGCGGTGCTCGACGCCCTCGACGGGGGCCAGGCGCCGCCGGTGACCGCCGGGGACGCCCGGCGGACGATGGAGTTCATCGCCGCCCTGTACGCCTCGGCGTTCACCGGCGAGCGCGTACGGGCCGGAGAGGTCTCGGCAGATTTCGCCCGCCGGATGGACGGCACGGGCACCCCATGGGAAAAGGTGAGGAACGCGTGACCTTCCACGTCAACCACGAGCTCGGCCGGTCGGTCACCGTCGGCTCGGAAGGCGTCGAGCTGTTCGTCTACACCTACCGGCCCGACACGCCCGTCCTGGAGTCGCCCAAGCCGTACCTGCACCCGATCCGCACCCGCGGCGGCGCGCCGGTGTCGCTGTTCAGGCCGCACGACCACGTCTGGCACAAGGGGATCGCCTGGTCGCTGCCGCACGTCGGCGAGCACAACTTCTGGGGCGGCCCCACGTACGTGCACGGCAGCTTCTACGTGCAGCTCGACAACAACGGCAGCGCCGTGCACCGCGAGATGACCAGGCTGGAGACGACCGGCGACCGGGTCGAGCTGGGGCACACGCTCGACTGGTCGTCCCAGGCGGGCGACCCGGTCATCGAGGAGCGGCGGTCGCTGGCGGCCGTCACGGTCGACGACGACACCTGGGCGCTGGTCTTCGACACGGCCATGACGAACGTCTCGGGCACCGCGCTGTCCTTCGGCTCCCCGACGACGAAGGGCCGCGAGAACGCCGGATACGGCGGCCTGTTCTGGCGCGGCCCGAGGTCGTTCACCGGAGGCGTCATCCAGTCGCCGTCGGGCGCCGGGGGCGACGAGCTGCGCGGCACCCGCGCGGAGTGGTTCGGCTTCCGCGGGCGGCACGACGAGACGGGCGACTGGTCCACGATCGTCATGGTGGACGACGCGGCCAACCCGCAGCATCCGCCGCAGTGGTTCGCCCGCAGCGAGGACTTCGCCTGCCTGTGCCCGGCGCCGTTCTTCAGCGAGGAGGTCGAGCTGCCCCGCGGTGAGACGCTGCGCTTCCGGTACGCGGTCGTGGTGGGCGACGGCGACCGGGGCGACGACGGCACGGCGCTGCTGGCCGCGCAGGGCCGGGCGGCGCTCGCCGACGGGGTCCCGGCATGACGTTCCCCGGCGGCACGTCGGTCAGCCGGCTGTCGGTCTACTCCGGCCACCCGTGCGCCGACGGCCTGGAGGGCGGCACCCCGCACCTGCACACCGCCTCGACCGAGGCGTACGTGGTCGTCGGCGGGCGGGGCAGCCTGCAGACGCTCGACGTCGGCGGCCTGTGCGAGACCGGGCTGGCCAAGGGGTCGACCGTGTGGTTCACCCCCGGCACCGTCCACCGGGCCGTCAACCACGGCGGCCTGGAGGTGGTCGTCGTCATGCAGAACGCCGGGCTGCCCGAGGCAGGCGACGCCGTCATGACGTTCCCGCCGGAGGTCGTCGCCGACCCGGACCGCTACCGCGAGGCCGCCACTCTGCCCGACGGGGAGCCGGAGGCGGTGGAGGCGGCCGTCCGGCGGCGCCGCGACCTGGCCGTCGAAGGCTTCCTGCGGCTGTCCGGCAGCGCCGCCGAGGGCGACCTCGGCCCGCTGCTGGCCTTCTACGACAGCGCCGTGGCGCTGGTCCGCCCGAACGTCGCGCGCTGGCGCGGCATCTGGGAGCGCGCCGTGGCCGGGCAGGCCCGCGAGACGGCCGGGGTGCTCGACGCCCTGGAGCGCGGTGACGGTGCGCACCTGCGGCGGGCGGCACTCAGGGAGAGCCCGCCGCTGAGCCGGTGGGGCATGTGCGGCCACCTGCTCGCCCACGACGTGGCCGATCCGGTCGTCCCCACCTGAGATCCAGCCTGAGATCCAGCCTGAGATCGAGCCTGAGATCCAGCCGCCGGCGTGCCCCGGGGAGGCACGCCGACGCGGGAGTCCTGATGACACAATGACCTGCATGGACGACGGGTCCCGAGCACCCTCCTCGCCGCCCACCCTGCACGACGTCGCCCGGGAGGCCGGAGTCTCCGTCGCCACGGCGTCGCGCGCGCTCAACGGCAGCACGCGAAACGTCCGGTCGGAGAACGTCTCCCGGGTGCGGGCGGCGGCGGCCAGGCTCGGCTACGAGCCGCACCTGTCGGCGCAGGCCATCGCGAAGGGCTCGACACCGACGGTGGCGCTGGTGGTGCGGGACGTGGCCGACCCCTACTTCTCCTCCATCGCCGCGGGCGTCACCGAGGCGGCCGAGGCGGCGCGCCTCATCGTCACCATGGCGGTCGCCGACCGCTCGCCGGAGCGCGAGCTGGAGATCGTCAGGACGCTGCGGGGGCAGCGCCCGCGCGTCATCATCGTGGCGGGCAGCCGCGTCGACGAAGGCCCGGACGGCGACAAAGGCGGGCCGGCGACGCGTGAGGCGCTGGCCGACGAGCTGGAGCAGTACCGCACCGCGGGCGGCCGGGTCGTCCTGATCAGCCAGCGCGACCTGCCGTTCGGCACCGTCACCATCGACAACCACGGCGGCTCCCGGCGGCTCGCCGGCGCCCTGCTCGGCCTCGGCTACCGGCGGTTCGCGATCCTGCGCGCCCCGGACGCGATCCGCACCTCCCGCGAGCGGGTCGCCGGCTTCCTGGCCGGGCTCGGCTCGGCCGGCCCGGCCGAGCCACTGGTGGTGGAGACGGAGTTCACCCGGGAGGGCGGCTACGACGCGGCCCGCGCCCTGGCGGAGCGCGGGCTCGGCGACGTGGAGATCGTCTTCGCGGTCAACGACGTGATGGCCATCGGCGCCATGACGGCGCTGCGCGACGCCGGGATCACCCCCGGCGCCGGCGTGGCGGTCGCGGGCTTCGACGACATCGGCTCGGCGGTGGACGTCTTCCCCGGGCTGACGTCGGTCGCCGTCCCCCTCCGCGACGCCGGCCGGCAGGCGGTGCGCCTCGCGCTGTCGGACGGCGGCGCGCGGGAGGTGCGGATCGAGACGGAGGTCGTCGTCCGGGCCAGCACCCCGCCCCGGCGGGCGTGACCACGGCGACGGTGGAAGCCGGCAGGGTGTCGCGGCGCCGGCGGGCACCGGGCGGCTACGTCGCCGACGCGGGCTGCGGGCCGCGCACCGGGGCGGTGGAGCGGCGCACGACCAGCTCCGGCCGGTGCAGCAGCTCCCCGCGGGGAGCGGGCAGGCCGCGGATCTCGTCCAGCAGGCTCGACACGGCGGCCAGCGCCATCTCCCGCACCGGCTGTCTGAGGGTGGTCAGCGGCGGATCGAGGTAGGCCGTCATCGGCGTGTCGTCGAACCCGACGACCGACACGTCCTCCGGCACCCGCAGGCCGAGGTTGCGTGCTCCCCTGATGGCGCCGATGGCCATGATGTCGCTGCCGCAGCAGATCGCCGTGCAGCCGCGCTCGAGCAGCCGCTGCGCGGCCGACTGGCCGCCCTCGACCGTGTAGAGCGTGTTGACGACCAGGTCGGACACGTCGGTGACGCCCGCGTGCTCGGCCATCGCCCGCTCGAACCCGGCCGTCTTGCGGATGGTCGGCACGAAACGCTCCTGCCCGACCGCCAGGCCGATGCGCCGGTGCCCCAGTGACACGAGGTGGCCGACGGCCATCTCCAGCGCCGCCGTGTCGTCGTTGGAGATGAACGGCGCCTCGAAGTCGGAGCGGAACCCGTTGACGAGCGCCATCGGCAGGCCCAGCTCGATCAGCCGGACGTAGCGGCCCCGGTCGGCGCGCGAGTCGGCGTGCAGCCCGTTGACGAAGATGATGCCGGAGACGCCGCGTTCGAGCAGCAGGGCGGTGTAGTCGTCCTCGGTCACGCCGCCGGGCGTCTGCGTGCACAGCACCGCGGTGTAGCCCGACAGCACCAGGGCGCTCTCGATGACCTGGGCGAACGCGGGGAATATGGGGTTGCTCAGCTCGGGCAGGATCAGCCCGATCAGGCCCGTGTGGTTCTGCCGCAGCTTGCGCGGGCGCTCGAAGCCGAGCACGTCGAGCGCGGTGAGCACGGCCTGCCGGGTGTCGGCCGCCACTCCCGGCCTGTCGTTGAGCACGCGGCTCACCGTCGCCTCACTCACGCCCGCTTGGGCGGCGACGTCGGCGAGGCGCATTGTCATGTCGCCAAACCTACCGTTCCCCGGGCGCTGATCGGACGCCGGGCCCTTGCACCGCTTGCAAGGGCGGGACGGCCCGGCATCGCCTGTCAGGCCCGGGAGAGCGCGGGCCCGGCTGCCTGCCCGGCGGGCTCCGGAGGGCCCGTCCTTGCAAGCCGTCACAGCTTCTTGCAGGACCCCGCCCGTCGCGTGGGTCCGGCCTCCTCACGCGACGGGCGGTCCCCGGTCAGGGACGCGCGTCCGGTGACCGGCGCAGCCGCAGGGTGACCAGCTCGAACGGGCGCAGGCTGAGCGGCACCGCGCCGCCCTCGTGCTCGTACGGCGTGCCCGCGAGAGGCCGTTCCAGCAGGTCCGTCGCCGTGACGGCGGCGAGCGGGAAGCCCGCGGTCAGGGTCGCCCGGGCCCGGCCGCCGTGGGACTCGTGGAAGCGGACGACCACGTCGCCGCTCCCGTCGTCGGCGAGCTTGACGGCCGTGACGACCACCGCGTCGTCGTCCACCGTGACCAGCGGGGCGACCTCCGCCTCGCCGGTCACGTACCGCGCGGGCAGGTTGACGACGTAGCCCTCGCGCACCGCGTCGCCGATCGTCGCGCCGGGCACGAGCGCGTGCCGGAACCGGTGCACGCCCTGGTCCGTCTCGGGGTCGGGGAAGCGGGGCGCGCGCAGCAGGGAGGCGCGCAGCGTGGTGGTCGTGCCCGAGTCGCCGGCGCGGACGGCGCGGGTCACGTCGTGGCCGTAGGTGGAGTCGTTGACCAGGGCGACGCCCCAGCCCGGCTCCTCCAGGTGGACGAAGCGGTGGTTGCACGCCTCGAACTTGGCGGCCTCCCAGCTCGTGTTCGTGTGGGTGGGGCGGTAGGTGTGGCCGTACTGGGTCTCGGAGGCGTACCTGTCGGCGCGGACGTCCAGCGGGAAGGCGAGCTTGAGGAACTTCTCGGTCTCGTGCCAGTCGACCTCGGTGTCGATGTCGAGCCGCTTGGCGCCCGGAGCGAGGCTGAGGAGCTGCCTCACCCGGGAGCGGCCGAAGGAGCGGGTGACCCGGACCGAGCCGGGCGCGTCGCCGGCGGCCACCTCGTCGGCCTCCACCAGGTCGGTGACGGTGTTGCGGTAGAACTCGTCCACGTCCCAGGCGTCCCACATGTTCGGGAAGTCGGGGTGGAGCTGCAGCAGGTTGGCCGCCTGGCCGGGGGCGACGGCCTCCCGCCCGGCCGCCTGGTCGTACACGGAGACGACCAGGCCGCGCCCGTCGACCTCCACGCGCAGCAGTCCGTTGTCCAGGATGTGCCCGCCGCCCTCCCTCGGGAGGACCGTGGTCTCGCCCGTCGTGGCGGGCGCGGCGGCGCCGCCCGCGGCGACGCCGTCACGGGTGTGCGGCGCGGAGTTGAACAGCAGCGGCGCGCCGCGCCCGGAATCGCCGGCGAGGGCGCGCTGCGCCGCGCCGACGAGGGCGTCCAGCTCCTCGGCCACGGCCGCGTACGTCCTCTCGGCCTCGCGGTGCACCCAGGCGATGGACGATCCGGGCAGGATGTCGTGGAACTGGTGGAGCAGCACGGTCTTCCAGATCCGGTCGAGCTGCTCGTACGGGTAGGGGTGCCCGGCCCGCACGGCGGCGGTCGCGCACCACAGCTCGGCCTCGCGCAGCAGCGACTCGCTGCGCCGGTTGCCCTGCTTGGTCCTGGCCTGGCTGGTGAGGGTGGCGCGGTGGAGTTCGAGGTAGAGCTCGCCCGCCCAGACGGCGGGGGCGGCGTGCTCGGCCTCGGCCTTGGCGAAGAACTCGGCGGGCGTCTCCCAGGTGACGGTGGCCGAGCCTTCGAGGTCGCGCATCCGGGCCGCCTTGGCGACCATCTCGCGGGTGGTGCCGCCGCCGCCGTCGCCCCAGCCGGTCGGGGCCAGCGAGTGCCGCGCCACGCCCTTGTCGCGGAAGTTGCGGGCCGCGTGGGCGATCTCGCTGCCCTTCATCGAGCAGTTGTAGGTGTCCACGGGCGGGAAGTGGGTGAAGATCCGGGTGCCGTCGATGCCCTCCCACAGGAAGGTGTGGTGGGGGAAGGTGTTGGTCCGGCTCCACGAGATCTTCTGGGTGAGCAGCCACTTCGAGCCGGCGGCCCTGATGATCTGCGGCAGGCCGGCGGCGAAGCCGAACGTGTCGGGCAGCCACACCTCGTCGTTCTCGATGCCGAACTCGTCGAGGAAGAACCGCTTGCCGTGCACGAACTGGCGGGCCATCGCCTCCGAGCCGGGCATGTTGGTGTCGGACTCCACCCACATGCCGCCCGTCGGGACGAACCGGCCGGCCGCCACGGCCTTGGTGACCTTGGCCCAGACCTCGGGCCGGTGCTCCTTGATCCAGGCCCACTGCTGGGCCTGCGACATGGCGAAGACGAACGCGGGCTCGCTGTCCAGCAGCGCCGTCATGTTGGAGGCGGTGCGGGCGACCTTGCGCACGGTCTCGCGCAGCGGCCAGAGCCAGGCCGAGTCGATGTGCGCGTGGCCGACGGCGCTGATCCGGTGCGCAGACGGCGCGGCGGGCGCGGCCAGCACGCCTGCCAGGCGCTCGCGGGCGGCGGCCGCGGTGCCGTTCACGTCCTGCAGGTCGACGGCGTCGAGCGCCCGCTCCACGGCCCGCGTGATCTCCCAGCGGCGGGCCGCGTCGACCGGCAGCTCCGCCATCAGCTCACCGAGCACCTCCAGGTCCATGACGAGCTGCCACACGGTCTCGTCGAAGACGGCCAGGTCCATCCGGGCCAGCGTGTACTGCGGCTCGGTGCCGGCGGTCTCCTTGTCGCCGAGCTTCGTCGGCAGGAACGGGTGGTAGTCGAGGATGACGGGGTTGGAGGCGGCCTCGATGTGCAGCCGCACCTCCTCGCCGCCCTCGACGGGCGAGCCGACGCGGACCCAGTCGTTGAGCGGGTTCAGGCCCTTCACCGGGGTGCCGTCGGAGCGGTAGACGAGCCCCTCGCACTGGAAGCCGGGCATGTTCTTGTCGAAGCCGAGGTCGAGGACGGCCTCCACGGTGCGGCCCGCCCACGCGGCCGGCACCACGCCGGTGACGGTGAACCAGCTCGTCCCCCAGGGCGCGCCCCAGCGGTCGCCGACCGCGATCGGCTCGGGCGTGGCCGCCAGGCCGTCCGCGACGGGCACCGGCTCGCCCGGGGCGTGCCAGACGGCGACGTCGAGGGGCACGGACTCGGGGTGGACCGCCGGTCGGATGCGCTCGTCGAGGACCCGCTTGAGCCGGGCTTCCACCAGCGTGCGGTCGTCATGCATCTATGCTCCTGAATGCCTGGATGGTCAACCTTTGATAGCGCCTTCCTCGACGCCTCGGAAGAAGTACCGCTGGAGTGCCGCGAACACGATCACGATAGGCACGAACGAGATCATCGTGCCCGCCGCGATGAGCCGCGGGTTGGCGCTGAACGTTCCGTTGAGATACTGCAGCCCGACCGTGAGCGTGTACGTGTCGGGGTCGGTCAGGACGATCAGCGGCCACAGGAAGTCGTCCCAGGCGCCGATGAACGAGAAGATCGTGATCACGCTGAGCATGCCGCGGACGTTCGGCAGACCGATGTGGCGCAGCCGCTGCCACGCGGTCGCGCCGTCGATGACGGCGGCCTCGTCCATCTCCTTCGGGATGGCCGCGAACGCGGTGCGCATCAGCAGGACGTTCAGCATGGCGATGGCGCCGGGCAGCGCCACGCCGAGCAGCGTGTCGGCCAGGCCGAGGCTGCGGACGGTGACGTACTGCGAGACGATCGTCACCTCGCCCGGCAGCACGAGCGTGGCCAGGAAGAGGCCGAGCAGCAGCTTCGCGCCGCGGAAGCGCAGCCTGGCCAGGGCGTACCCGGCCAGGGTCGCGCCGATGACGTTGCCGGTGATGACGATGGCGGCCACCACCAGCGAGTTGGCGGCGTACGACCAGACCGGGATGGTGTCGGCCACCTGGGCGTAGTTGTCGAGGGTGGGCTGCTCGGGCAGGAAGCTCGGCGTGCTGGAGTAGATGTCCTCGGTGACGCTCTTCAGCGAGGTGGACAGCTGCCACAGGAACGGCGAGACGGTCAGCGCGAGCACGAGCAGGAGCAGCGCGTAGCGCAGCGCCTTCTCCCCGGGGCCGGCCGCGCCGAGGCCGCCGGGGCGCGCGCGCCGGGAGCGTGCCGTCATGTCAGGACCCCTTCCGGTCGAGCCGCAGGAGCAGCAGCATGGGGCCGATCGTGATGACGAACAGCACCAGGCTGAGCGCGGAGGCGTAGCCGAGGTGGCCGGAGAAGCCTCGGGTGTAGAGCTGGATCAGCATCACCAC from Nonomuraea muscovyensis includes the following:
- a CDS encoding LacI family DNA-binding transcriptional regulator, with the translated sequence MPHAARPTVTLHNVAAAAGVSISTASRVLGGSARKVAPEYEARVLAAAAALRYTADASARAMKRAGDAITLVADDLTTPSMGMIVAAMEREARTVGAFVTVSSTMGAPERQIETVRLLRALRPRALVLTSNRFRADPLEERLSKELRAYEREGGRVVIVGETDGAFDSIGFDNHGAGRLAGAHIAATGHRRVAIFGGRREFGNMSARVAGFVEGLQAGGVDERDIRILWCEISRQGGFDAARLLADERLDGRDAVLAANDTIAIGAMSAFRAAGIGIPADVSVTGVDDIQLAADVTPRLTTVALPLADTGTESIRLALAPAPAPRRLRVEGHLVIRESTRSR
- a CDS encoding Gfo/Idh/MocA family protein; its protein translation is MSQPSYRAAIVGTGAIATAHARAVAASGGRARLVAAIDVDPDRATAFAETWQVPRVHTELAEVLREGEVDLVHLCTPPQSHAPLAIVCLEAGVTALVEKPPTLSLAEFDALLEAERHSTAHVATVLQHRFGAGALRLRRLADAGELGRPLLATCATQWYRDEAYYGVPWRGTWESEGGGPTMGHGIHQFDLLLAVLGPWREVTAVAARRARSVDTEDVSMALVTFESGAVATVVNSVVSPRQTSELRFDYERATVEVEHLYGYTDDDWTVTPAPGHDAVAGLWSKDHSDVPSGHDGWFAAVLDALDGGQAPPVTAGDARRTMEFIAALYASAFTGERVRAGEVSADFARRMDGTGTPWEKVRNA
- a CDS encoding DUF6807 domain-containing protein codes for the protein MTFHVNHELGRSVTVGSEGVELFVYTYRPDTPVLESPKPYLHPIRTRGGAPVSLFRPHDHVWHKGIAWSLPHVGEHNFWGGPTYVHGSFYVQLDNNGSAVHREMTRLETTGDRVELGHTLDWSSQAGDPVIEERRSLAAVTVDDDTWALVFDTAMTNVSGTALSFGSPTTKGRENAGYGGLFWRGPRSFTGGVIQSPSGAGGDELRGTRAEWFGFRGRHDETGDWSTIVMVDDAANPQHPPQWFARSEDFACLCPAPFFSEEVELPRGETLRFRYAVVVGDGDRGDDGTALLAAQGRAALADGVPA
- a CDS encoding cupin domain-containing protein, whose translation is MTFPGGTSVSRLSVYSGHPCADGLEGGTPHLHTASTEAYVVVGGRGSLQTLDVGGLCETGLAKGSTVWFTPGTVHRAVNHGGLEVVVVMQNAGLPEAGDAVMTFPPEVVADPDRYREAATLPDGEPEAVEAAVRRRRDLAVEGFLRLSGSAAEGDLGPLLAFYDSAVALVRPNVARWRGIWERAVAGQARETAGVLDALERGDGAHLRRAALRESPPLSRWGMCGHLLAHDVADPVVPT
- a CDS encoding LacI family DNA-binding transcriptional regulator produces the protein MDDGSRAPSSPPTLHDVAREAGVSVATASRALNGSTRNVRSENVSRVRAAAARLGYEPHLSAQAIAKGSTPTVALVVRDVADPYFSSIAAGVTEAAEAARLIVTMAVADRSPERELEIVRTLRGQRPRVIIVAGSRVDEGPDGDKGGPATREALADELEQYRTAGGRVVLISQRDLPFGTVTIDNHGGSRRLAGALLGLGYRRFAILRAPDAIRTSRERVAGFLAGLGSAGPAEPLVVETEFTREGGYDAARALAERGLGDVEIVFAVNDVMAIGAMTALRDAGITPGAGVAVAGFDDIGSAVDVFPGLTSVAVPLRDAGRQAVRLALSDGGAREVRIETEVVVRASTPPRRA
- a CDS encoding LacI family DNA-binding transcriptional regulator; the encoded protein is MTMRLADVAAQAGVSEATVSRVLNDRPGVAADTRQAVLTALDVLGFERPRKLRQNHTGLIGLILPELSNPIFPAFAQVIESALVLSGYTAVLCTQTPGGVTEDDYTALLLERGVSGIIFVNGLHADSRADRGRYVRLIELGLPMALVNGFRSDFEAPFISNDDTAALEMAVGHLVSLGHRRIGLAVGQERFVPTIRKTAGFERAMAEHAGVTDVSDLVVNTLYTVEGGQSAAQRLLERGCTAICCGSDIMAIGAIRGARNLGLRVPEDVSVVGFDDTPMTAYLDPPLTTLRQPVREMALAAVSSLLDEIRGLPAPRGELLHRPELVVRRSTAPVRGPQPASAT
- a CDS encoding alpha-mannosidase, with amino-acid sequence MHDDRTLVEARLKRVLDERIRPAVHPESVPLDVAVWHAPGEPVPVADGLAATPEPIAVGDRWGAPWGTSWFTVTGVVPAAWAGRTVEAVLDLGFDKNMPGFQCEGLVYRSDGTPVKGLNPLNDWVRVGSPVEGGEEVRLHIEAASNPVILDYHPFLPTKLGDKETAGTEPQYTLARMDLAVFDETVWQLVMDLEVLGELMAELPVDAARRWEITRAVERALDAVDLQDVNGTAAAARERLAGVLAAPAAPSAHRISAVGHAHIDSAWLWPLRETVRKVARTASNMTALLDSEPAFVFAMSQAQQWAWIKEHRPEVWAKVTKAVAAGRFVPTGGMWVESDTNMPGSEAMARQFVHGKRFFLDEFGIENDEVWLPDTFGFAAGLPQIIRAAGSKWLLTQKISWSRTNTFPHHTFLWEGIDGTRIFTHFPPVDTYNCSMKGSEIAHAARNFRDKGVARHSLAPTGWGDGGGGTTREMVAKAARMRDLEGSATVTWETPAEFFAKAEAEHAAPAVWAGELYLELHRATLTSQARTKQGNRRSESLLREAELWCATAAVRAGHPYPYEQLDRIWKTVLLHQFHDILPGSSIAWVHREAERTYAAVAEELDALVGAAQRALAGDSGRGAPLLFNSAPHTRDGVAAGGAAAPATTGETTVLPREGGGHILDNGLLRVEVDGRGLVVSVYDQAAGREAVAPGQAANLLQLHPDFPNMWDAWDVDEFYRNTVTDLVEADEVAAGDAPGSVRVTRSFGRSRVRQLLSLAPGAKRLDIDTEVDWHETEKFLKLAFPLDVRADRYASETQYGHTYRPTHTNTSWEAAKFEACNHRFVHLEEPGWGVALVNDSTYGHDVTRAVRAGDSGTTTTLRASLLRAPRFPDPETDQGVHRFRHALVPGATIGDAVREGYVVNLPARYVTGEAEVAPLVTVDDDAVVVTAVKLADDGSGDVVVRFHESHGGRARATLTAGFPLAAVTATDLLERPLAGTPYEHEGGAVPLSLRPFELVTLRLRRSPDARP
- a CDS encoding carbohydrate ABC transporter permease, which translates into the protein MTARSRRARPGGLGAAGPGEKALRYALLLLVLALTVSPFLWQLSTSLKSVTEDIYSSTPSFLPEQPTLDNYAQVADTIPVWSYAANSLVVAAIVITGNVIGATLAGYALARLRFRGAKLLLGLFLATLVLPGEVTIVSQYVTVRSLGLADTLLGVALPGAIAMLNVLLMRTAFAAIPKEMDEAAVIDGATAWQRLRHIGLPNVRGMLSVITIFSFIGAWDDFLWPLIVLTDPDTYTLTVGLQYLNGTFSANPRLIAAGTMISFVPIVIVFAALQRYFFRGVEEGAIKG